A DNA window from Bos mutus isolate GX-2022 chromosome 11, NWIPB_WYAK_1.1, whole genome shotgun sequence contains the following coding sequences:
- the GPR45 gene encoding probable G-protein coupled receptor 45, whose translation MACNQSSIETYEYLLPNGSHEGDSRVPPPPATLRMSLAVLMMLMVVVGFLGNAVVCIIVYQRPTMRSAINLLLATLAFSDIMLCLCCMPFTAVTLVTVHWHFGDSFCRLSAALYWFFVLEGVSILLIVSVDRFLIIAQRQDRLNPRRAKVIIAASWALSFCVSAPALAGWTLVEVPARAPQCVLGYTELPAGRAYVLTLVGAAFFIPFAVMLGAHLGVLHAVRKNAVRVHNQSERLDLRRLPRACLRRLRRQQQQASLDLSFKTKAFTTILILFVGFSLCWLPHSVYSLLSVFSRRFYCGPSFYATSSCVLGLSYLKSVFNPIVYCWRIKKFREACLELLPPTFQILPKVPERIRRRIQPSTVYACTENQSAV comes from the coding sequence ATGGCCTGTAACCAATCGTCCATCGAGACCTACGAATACCTGTTGCCCAACGGGAGCCACGAGGGGGACTCCAGGGTGCCCCCACCGCCCGCCACGCTCAGGATGTCCCTGGCGGTCCTCATGATGCTGATGGTCGTGGTGGGGTTCCTAGGCAACGCGGTGGTCTGCATCATCGTGTACCAGAGGCCGACCATGCGCTCCGCCATCAATCTGCTGCTGGCCACGCTGGCCTTCTCGGACATCATGCTGTGCTTGTGCTGCATGCCCTTCACGGCCGTCACCCTCGTCACTGTCCACTGGCACTTTGGGGACTCCTTCTGCCGGCTCTCAGCCGCGCTCTACTGGTTCTTCGTCTTGGAGGGCGTGTCCATCCTGCTCATCGTCAGCGTGGACCGCTTCCTCATCATCGCGCAGCGCCAGGACCGGCTGAATCCCCGCCGGGCCAAAGTGATCATCGCCGCGTCCTGGGCGCTGTCCTTCTGCGTCTCGGCGCCGGCGCTGGCCGGCTGGACGCTGGTGGAGGTGCCGGCGCGGGCCCCACAGTGCGTGCTGGGCTATACCGAACTCCCGGCCGGCCGCGCCTACGTGCTGACTCTGGTGGGCGCCGCCTTCTTCATTCCCTTTGCAGTGATGCTCGGCGCCCACCTGGGCGTCCTGCATGCGGTGCGCAAGAACGCGGTGCGTGTGCACAACCAGTCCGAGCGCCTGGACCTGCGCCGGCTGCCCCGCGCCTGCCTGCGGCGGctgcggcggcagcagcagcaggccagccTGGACCTGAGTTTCAAGACCAAGGCCTTCACCACCATCTTGATCCTCTTCGTGGGCTTCTCGCTGTGCTGGCTGCCGCACTCGGTGTACAGCCTGCTGTCCGTGTTCAGCCGGCGCTTCTACTGCGGCCCCTCTTTCTACGCCACCAGCTCCTGCGTGCTGGGGCTGAGCTACCTCAAGTCCGTCTTCAACCCCATTGTCTACTGCTGGCGGATCAAGAAGTTCCGCGAGGCCTGTCTGGAGCTGCTGCCCCCCACCTTCCAGATCCTCCCCAAAGTGCCTGAGCGGATCCGGAGGCGAATCCAGCCGAGCACCGTGTACGCGTGCACGGAGAATCAGTCCGCGGTGTAG